TACTACATTAAGAGCTGTTCAATTACTATACCCCAAGAATCATTTTTATTACACCATATTTAACTGATTACAGGTTGTTATtctattttctaaattattatattagagTTGAAATAGAAATGTTCCTATCATTGTGTGTAGACTTGATTTTATAGTAcaacattatttatattatcGGTGCGCAgaaaaattctttcatttataTATCTCATAGTTCTAAGATGAGGGAGTCTCGAAATTCAAGAATGTGACTTAGTGGTTAATGAAAGTGAGTTAAAAATTATGAGATAGTATGTTTAAATCTCAATAGAAGCAAAAGTACCTATtagataatttaattttctcattTGTTCAAATTTTATTGGTAGGACGTAGCAAGTATAATCCCGATTCAAAATGCTAGGTAGGTATATATAGTCATGGGCTTGAATAATATGAAATTGCATTATGGCCAATATACAAAACAATCTTCTAATAAGATGGATCCAAACCTCTGATATTCTTGATtgtgtatattatattatatgatatatgatatataataataataataaaaaaaggatgaagaaattaaaagagagagaaaatccAACAGAAACAAATAGAATTTTGTGTGAGAGAGAGATGGAAGAGAAGTTGCAGACCAAGTATATGGAAAGTGAGAAGTTGATAAATATGTCAGAAGGGTAATAAAATTCCCTTTTTGTTACTTGTTCAAAGAAGATGATTGGCAAATTAGAATTATGGTAGAAAAGAGTTCCTATCCACACTAGTGTCCAATTATTGAAAGCTATCAGACAACCCATGATCCATCTCAAACTAAATTCCCTTTTTTTATTACTCCTAAATCACCTTTAATAATAGAGTACGTACTATAAGTTCAAcactatttttataaaatattttacacTATCAGGTTATATAAAAGTTAACGATACATAAATTGATTGATATGTtataataagtaaaattatACTGATAGCGTAAAATTTATTTCTAACAATAGGTTAGTATTAATcactaaatcaattaaaaatcaCAAATCTAAGGACTAAGTCCTAGATATCAAGAGGATTGATACATGCCTTAAAGTAAGATACCCCCTTCtctaaccccccccccccccctcctcccTAGACCCACATATGGACCCTTTTCTCCATCCTCTCACATGCTGTCCACTAACATCCATATCTGAACCATTTAATGACTGGGCCATAACTTTGATGGGACAACCAAAATTAACCAAGCAATAACTCAAATTGATTTATAAGGTATATATAAGCTATCTATAGTTTTAAAGTACCTTTTCATATGTGTTTTTTACCTTGTTGCTCTAAGCAAAGCTTCATTTTTTGGCCCCCTAAGTAAATCAATGTCATGGTCCATTATTATATGACAATGTTTTTCACATCAAATCAATCATGTTACAACTTTTTTTCACTTTGGATATATAGATCAGATTGAGCCACTTTCTTTTGTGTCATGATGTTGGATTTGAATATACTATAACTACTATTGAAAAACATAGAGTACAATTGGATTTGGAATCAtaaattcttcaaattttaaaaagggaTGAAATCTTGAAAGTCCAACTAGATTTTAGATAATTAGGATATATAGTGTGTATATCTTTTCTCTTAATTGACTATTGATATTGGGTAATGATGGAAAAAATGCACATTGGTTTTGTGGCTAGAAGTTCATGTTTCTAGGGTAAATAGGACAAGCAACTTCACATTAGTCAAAgcactacatatatatatcctaAAAACATAAATCAACTATATACTTGAGATGAGTAAAAAGAGTCTATAAACACTTCACTTTCCCATGAAAACCACAAACCCACATGATTTGCTTGGGAATAttgaaaaatcacaaaaaaaaactccaaTCAAAAGAAGATCTCTTTATATGTCCCATTATCTccttattgattatttttccaCCCACTCCAACAGAatgcaaaaaaaagaaaaacaatttccTTTTCACTCTTAATTAAATCTAATGAGCTAGGGACCAAATGAAACCTTCTCCATATTCTAAAAACACTATTCTTCTATCACAAGTATTTCTCTTTGGCCCTTTCATGAATTAAGACCCTACACTAATTAGCCTCTTCACCTACTCTAAACCAGGAGAATTCAACCAAATGTCGATAGACAGGTGTCGAATTCTGATTCAGACACGTGGTCATAGAGCAAATGTAGTTGGCCCCACCAGTGCTGACATGTCAATTCCAATCATGTACAAACATGGGGTCATCCAAGTTTCATGCATAGGTAAGGCAGCCAACTCCCATTATTAATTGAACTCAGCAAATTAAGGGCTATTGGAGAATGGAATTGAATGGCAAAGGGCCCTGAATGATGGATACAAAAGGCAAAGTACAAAATGAGGTGCAATTATTCATGCCATTCATTTCCAACCCCCCAAACAAgtgaatttaattataaaaaaaatgcaaaagacCAAAGAAAAAACAGAGTTGAGCCAAGAATTGAAGTATATAGATTCGTGATTTTAGTCCTTTTAAGTTATTggatttaaaaattaatattagtacatattcaatatatttcTTAAGACAAATACAAAGTTTAGATTTAGAGGCATATATGTGTAGTAGAGTATTGATATAGAGTTTATCTGAATCCAATACTTTCAACGCGGAGTATAAATTTATGTGTAAACATATTCCACTTAAAtattaaaacaatacaatatgTATGAACCCATAactttagaaatacaataggtTCAATTCTAATTAAGAACCATAAAGATTGAACCTATAAATCTTAAATTCTAAATCCACCTCTATTTAAATGAAAGTTATTATTAGTTGAACTTGTAACTTATATTTTAGCTCCACCCCGAAAGAAAAAGTATCCACAAAAAGAGAAGGGGGGAAAAAGGTGGTAAGCGCATATAATAAAATCATCATTTGTAGTAACAAAAAACTATACCAAGTTGATTGATAttgataccaatacaatatcCCTCCCCTCTCTTCACTTCTTCTTTTGCTTCTCATtataaacacaagaaaatagacttatctttctctttctcttcctcttttcctttctcctccttcttcttttggacaataaagataaaaatagcTAGCCATCATGAAGAACACAATAAGATGTTGCATATCTTGCATACTACCATGTGGGGCACTTGATGTGATTCGAATAGTTCATGCTAATGGCAAAGTTGAAGAGATTAGTGGAAGTGTTAAAGCAGCTGAAATTATGAAGATTTACCCTAAACATGTTCTTAAAAAACCATCATCATCTTATTATTCCTCAGAAGGAGGAGGAGTTTGTCCGAAAATCGTCGTAGTTCCTCCTGATGCTGAACTTAAACGTGGCAAGATTTATTTCCTCATGCCACTTCCTACTCCTTCAAGTGAAAAAAATCgttcaaaatcatcaacaacaagaaagaagaaaacaagatcttcatcttcatcatcaatatcatcatcatcatcatcatcatcacaaGGTCGTCATAGTAATGCgaatagtaataatagtaaaaatatgatgGTGTCTAATGATCAATATTTAAGTGAAATCTTGTCTGAGAAAGTCTCAACACAAAGAGatagaagaagaggaagagttGGAGTATGGAGGCCTCATTTAGAGAGTATTTCTGAGGCAGCAATTCATGAAGCCTAATTAAATCTCAATTCGAGTttgttattaaattttttttgtcaagaaTTTTCTTCACTAAGGTAAATGTTCTCAAGgaaagtttgaaatttttcttctattttttttttgcggTTTGTAAATACGCATAGATTGAAGAAAACAATAATATGCCCCAAAAAAGAAAGTTGTATTATTGTTTGAATTTTGCTACttaataatttgattaattactACTTTTTTATGAGATTAGAACCTATGGAATAATGGAAGAAGTTTGGGATTAATTCTTTTAAAGTAAGATCAATAGATATATCTTCAAGAAAGTCATTGTCATTGATGATCAAAATTTCCAGTACTTAATTTTGGAAATGTATTCTAAAACCTatataaaaaggtaaaagacTATGATAAATTCACTAGCTAGcaattgaaattaattaatttatgatgaattcttACTTAATTTGTTTAGTTGGTTGGTTTCAATTCAGGGTAAAATATCTTTTGATCAAATTCAGTAACTCTAATTTAAACTTAGTTATAATCTAACTTAACTattctaaaatttaaaactcataaaattcaaattagatGTTTCAAGAAGTAGGTGATAGCAAATACGGCGAGTAACTACTTTatttagaaacaatttaactAACACATTTGATATGGTGCTTGTTTCATGGTTCTGGTTCCCCCTAATGTGTCGGCATAAAAAAACGAAGAGTTTCTAttagtatttcttttttcttgttttatttttcaaagcAACTTATAGTACTCCATTGAAAAAggaagatttatttttttccatataaaaatattacccAACTTAACTAAACAAAATGCACAAGCCGCTTCATGACTAAATTATTCatcatgaaataaaaaattacgctttttaaattaaagtaggcCAGGTTATAAAATCTGAAGGCTAAGTGCATCATTAGATCTAATTAAAGTagtaacaagaaaagaaaatcatgacTCATGTGGGattaaaaatatactaattgtAATTTAATTAACTCCAGGAGAAAATGATTCTTCTTTGGATCAAATGCTTGGTTGAAAAGGCTATTAACAACTAGATTATAAGCTAGACTATCATGAACTTTTTTCATtctaaaatatacattttttttctttatataaataaaattaaaatattatatgttaatATAATCAAAGGGTACTTTAAGTTATAATGTTGATGGAACAATTGTCCCCACTATACTTTTTCCCAAGCATAGAATAATAATGTAGTTCTAGCTTGCATTATCATTTATGCCTAAGTGGAATGATAGAGTTTTCCTTCAAAAGTAgttcttttgttctttgaagactaGAGAGGGTGACTATAATATTTCGTTAAGAAGTTTTCACCTAAATATCTTTTGAATTATCTGAtaacattagaagaaaaaaaacttagaGGATAAATGTATTACTTTATTCCCTTTTTAATGTCATGAATAGTTGACATCCTTAAAAGGTTTCATTAATTACCACTGCTTAATTCGTAACAGGTCATATTCATCTGATAGTGAAAATGGTTGGTGATcccatatatataaaattccaTATTCTGATTCATTTTTGAGTTTCTGAAACTCTCTCCACTAAATTGTGGGCCAGCAAAAAAGGTTGGcataataattatttgaaattttatccaTTTTGATCGATCATTGATTAGATTTCTTGTGAGTGAGAATATTAGAATATCGAATTTTTGTCACCTCTCTCCCACccatttttagattttttttcttcttctatatgTATGTTTGGAGTGCGCACAGTGGAAAAATCAAGAGTTTTGATCTCAGATATGATAAAAAGAGTGAAATTATATAAGAGGACTGAAAATTCGTGTATCACCAATTTAAATTTGGGcaagttatacaaaaaataattatattcgctaaataaatattaaaaaaatctatatatttgttGGCTATTGTTTTCATGATCGACTATTCatataaagttttaatttgGATCCTGACACATGATTCATTTGTATGGGTGTTTAAGTCAATGAATCGTGAAAAATAGTTATGACTAATTATGATGAATGATGTTGGTTGAACTAATTAGATCTAATAGAgtaaaatataaatgataaatttttttatttagtaataatttgtttttaaaatactcattaattatttttaataagatgatttatagtcatacaaatatttgcaacttaattttaaaatcattctttattttctacTGTTTGTATCCCATTAATCATTACATAAATTGCAACGGAAAAataagtactccctctgtcccattttatgtggtacttttcggatttcaagattcaaacaagtctatctttgaccgtaagtttttcataaatcttttaaacattttgaattatcaattattgtgacttatagtactttttacatagtttacaaatatataaatttcatttcaaaaaaattgaagcgcAAATTTGcgataaaatttaaattgtttcactcttgaaaaacaaaaagtatCACGGAAATTGAAGCGTAGTAATTACTTGTGTAGTCCTCTAGCTACGTAAATTTCCATATGTTAACGAATCACGTACTGTTTATGATAACTCTTGTGTCAAAAACATGCATGTAATGTAATAATCTTATATATGGTCGAACTCGTTAAAGTAGAATACGACGAAATATGAAAACGAAATTTCTGGatgaaactttttttcttcttttggatATAGTATAACAACAATGAAAATCACAACATATAAATCATGTATATTTCCACTATATGCGACATGTATCATGGGTCAAAAGTCTACGGAAAAATCCATCAACTATAACTCTAgtctattttatctttttctatATGTTATAATATAGATTGATTATAGAAGAAGAGAAATACAAAATGAATAAGACAAGaagataaatttaataatatgaaattaaattagAGCCTCTACCTGCTGGCTGCTGCATTGCTTGTGACTTGTGAGGAATTAAGTCCATGTACCTTTTGCTAGGGTCGCTTCTTAAtgtctttaatttatttttcaaacatatATGTGGTCTTTTCTGATCcatttaatatttatctaaaATAGTTCTTTGGTTAGTCTTGGACATTGTTCGTCGAAAATTATACGAAGTACATaggttaaaaattatttttcatttgaacATTCTTAATGGAATTTCTAATTTCGCCACTAGACTTCtatgcatttttattttcagatttaaattaaattttgatattgtcAAAGGGTATactttttaagtttatttttacgtattatataatatattatgattttacatattcaaatttgaagttttgTTGGATCAAAATATTGGTCTAatcttttcctttattttcttctacttttttccttttcttccgTATTCAATTTTATGACTTGTGTTTGTTATGCTGACCAATATCTAACCACTTAATCAAATACATGCACAAAGCCGATGTTTTGGGGTTATAGGACTAAGTTTCCGAATAATTACAACAACAAAAGATCAAAAGATATATAGAGTACAAATTAGGGACCGTTCTAGGTAATTAGGTGtgactttttgaaaattcaataaCTTTTATCGCTGactctatatttatattaaaaaatctattatatatacacaaataaaGTGCCAAAGATGCACATCTAAAAAATGTGTTTATATATAGTATTTTGGTGCAATGAAAGggatttattttggtttttgaATTTCGAAAGTTTCACCTACTCcaccatatatattattattattatttataaactcCTAATGAGTAACTAACATATTATAGAGAACTTGAAATATTCCTTCCACAGGCAATGAACTTGGAGGAAAAAAACGAAACATGATAATTGTGTTTGGCCATTGAATTTTTCTAATTAGCTAGTACTAAAATGACAttacttttctctttttatttatttagttagttatatatgttttctttgtgGGATAGAAAGAGGACTCCACGTTCTCCCATGAAACTGACCAAATACTTCCCCTCATTTTCTTTGTTAATATTcctttcacatattttttttctccctcTAAAAGGGATGGGAAAAGgagttttttcatctattttttgtttaaaggTGTACTTAAAGATGGGGAAATTAAAGGAAAATTGATTATGTAGTTGCCTTAGTGACAAAATGGCTAACAATTAAAAGGGGAGAGTACCAGTCACTATAAAAATATGCTAGTAGTTGACAAGAAAGTCACACTTTCTCttctatatattattattgttattattattagagtTTTATATACCTGGATGGATGCAGTATATGATTGGAACGTATTTATTGTTCCATCATAACTAAGTTTCATCGGAAACTTATGAACTTTTTAGGCGAATAATCTAAAGATCCATTTTAAGTAAATTGAAATGTAACGAGAAAACGTTgcacattttaaatttttgtaataTATAAGTTTTGTTTGTAACattgagaaatatatatatatatatatatatatatatatatatatataaaagtactAGAGCCGAGTCTAACATTATCTGAAAAGTAAAATCTCTAGAGGGTTGTATTtgcataacttttttttaaatagagaCAAAATCTTATTGGtggcttaaatattttttttcctcgaaaacttacataaatatactatattaatttctttttaccatttatagcaataacatcttttcacttgatcacttttaatacatttataatatacttataatacaagttttattgatgaataatacattttaatacacttataatacaatgtgtcaatttcttaccatACAAAtccaatatatttttaaataggtataatacatatatattgcatacattatttacttttaatacatattacagatttatcataataaataaaaagtattggTAAAATCACTAATTACATAttcaagtaatttttcctttttacccCATTAAAGAAAGAAGGGTCATTTGGGTAAATAAGTCCAAGTTTTGTTTGGCAGGAATATCTCTCAAGTAGCCCAATAGAAGTGGGCCTTAGCCCACAAAGTTTTGAGCTGTCTGTTTGGGTCCGAGTAAATGAAATAGCTGCTCTTATAGCCTTACTagtttcaaactttaaaagctGACGGAGGGGTTAGCTAATTTAAATGCAAGCTCAATGTTGCTCGAGACAAAGTGTTGGCCACATAATAACGGAGATTGAAATTtgaacatgtgaagaggagGTGCGTAAGTAATTGACTATAAAAGATTTTagagagataaaaataaataaataaaaactaggaagagataataaaaaaaaaacatgatatatatttaatttactttaaaacataattttaattttaaaaagtatatgCGAGCGAAAAGAGAGTTGGCAACCAGCACCGCGTACTTATCAGGATTGCATTCGAGTAGCCTCGCCAGTCTAGCTTTAATTgccaagaaaattaattttcttttaaaacatgAGTAATAATATTCCAGTACAGTTGAAACTTTCATCTATCAATGTCATCTAGTGAATTTGATTAAAACTAACTGTCAAGGCAATTTACTCAAAGCGGTATATGTACTTTTTTTCACAAATGCATGCCAGCTAATGAATTTCAATCTTAAAAGATTATATATACAAGTGCTCAACCTTAACAGtgcattttcttatttttcaccTTCGTAAAAAAGAATTGTTTTCGGAATagggataaaatagtaaaatagtAGCAAGATTAACAAAAAGATTACCTGCAAAATCTGACCCAATTCAGATAACCTTGGTTTTCTCCTAAGTTGGCATCTGCCCACCCCGTTTCTCCGTTCCTTCCACATCACAAATACATATACTTTAcctgaaaattgatttttaaaaaaaagtaaaacagaAAATTAACCCTGTAATCGAATCGACAATTCCAAATTCCAAATTCCAAATTCCAATTCCGACAACGACGTTACGTAATTGCGTAACACAAAGCCACTCCTCAATTCCGTCCTGTTGCCGTCTGTCGTAACTTCACGCGCCATTCCCGGCGACTTCACCTTTACTTATGTCATCATCTCCGTACACTCTCCTACTCATGCGGCTCACGCGCTTTTCCAATCGCCAACCGGCGATTATCCTTTATACCCTTCCCTCTTTCTTCCTTCATTCTCCGATCAACGtttcctcttctcttcttcattctttccaTCAATGGGTGAAATTACCGAATCCTCCACACAGGTAACCATGTCCTCAAGGCCATTGCCCTTCCGTGAGGATTGTTGGAGCGAACAAGCTACATGGACCCTTGTTGATGCTTGGGGACGTCGTTATATGGAATTGAACCGTGGAAATCTCCGTCAGAAGGATTGGCAACAGGTGTCCGATTCCGTTAATGTCCTTCATGGACATTCGAAGAAGAGTCGCCGCACCGATGTTCAATGTAAAAATCGGATAGATACCTTGAAGAAGAAGTACAAAGTTGAGAAGGCGAAAATTATTGAGTCTAACGGAACCCTAACGTCATCCTGGCCCTTCTTCGAACGGCTTGATATGTTGATCGGAAACTCCGATAAAAAAGTTACGCCGGTGATGGTGTCTCCCTTACCTTTACCGATGTCCTCTCCGCCTATGGGAGTGCCGTTGCCTTACCGGAGATCGGCGATGGTGACGCCGGTCAGTTTGCCTCAGAAGCGGCAGTTGCCGGCTTTTGATGAATCGTGTTTCAGGAGAAATTATTCGGCAGTAGCTGCTGCTGCTGCAGCAGGAGGAGGGGAAGAGGATTATGATGacgaggaggaggaggaggaggatgtGGAGATGACTGAGGAGAGTTGGGAAGAGGATGGGATGAGGAGGCTGGCTAAGGCTATAGAGAGGTTTGGGGATATATATGAGAGAGTTGAAGGGATGAAACAGAGACAAATGGTGGAGCTGGAGAAGCAGAGGATGCAGTTTGCTAAGGATTTGGAGGTTCAAAGGATGCAGTTGTTTATGGATACACAAGTTCAGCTTGAAAAGATTAAGCATACTAAGCGATCTGGCTCTGATGGTATAAAGTTTACACCTTTTGATTTCTCATGAACCTATTTGCTCCTTTTTA
The Solanum stenotomum isolate F172 chromosome 12, ASM1918654v1, whole genome shotgun sequence DNA segment above includes these coding regions:
- the LOC125847930 gene encoding uncharacterized protein LOC125847930, producing MKNTIRCCISCILPCGALDVIRIVHANGKVEEISGSVKAAEIMKIYPKHVLKKPSSSYYSSEGGGVCPKIVVVPPDAELKRGKIYFLMPLPTPSSEKNRSKSSTTRKKKTRSSSSSSISSSSSSSSQGRHSNANSNNSKNMMVSNDQYLSEILSEKVSTQRDRRRGRVGVWRPHLESISEAAIHEA
- the LOC125848414 gene encoding trihelix transcription factor ASIL2-like, with protein sequence MGEITESSTQVTMSSRPLPFREDCWSEQATWTLVDAWGRRYMELNRGNLRQKDWQQVSDSVNVLHGHSKKSRRTDVQCKNRIDTLKKKYKVEKAKIIESNGTLTSSWPFFERLDMLIGNSDKKVTPVMVSPLPLPMSSPPMGVPLPYRRSAMVTPVSLPQKRQLPAFDESCFRRNYSAVAAAAAAGGGEEDYDDEEEEEEDVEMTEESWEEDGMRRLAKAIERFGDIYERVEGMKQRQMVELEKQRMQFAKDLEVQRMQLFMDTQVQLEKIKHTKRSGSDDLYS